One part of the Bacillus sp. FJAT-45350 genome encodes these proteins:
- the rocF gene encoding arginase yields the protein MDLGQNRRGVDMGPSAMRYAGVIERLETLGYNVRDYGDIPINRPGRQVKKDKDELNNLQEVVSANTTLYSKIAEMSEDGDFPLMLGGDHSIAIGSIAGVTQTRKKLGVIWFDAHGDLNCNETSPSGNIHGMPLAVSLGIGHPSLTGIGGERAKISPENIVIIGARCLDEGEKKLIKEKGIKVYTMHEIDRIGMTKVMEETIQHVSNGTDGVHLSLDLDGIDPNDAPGVGTPVIGGISYRESHLAMEMLAEANVITSAEFVEVNPILDDKNKTATVAVALIASLLGENLLW from the coding sequence ATGGATTTAGGTCAAAATCGTCGTGGTGTAGACATGGGACCAAGTGCTATGCGCTATGCCGGTGTAATTGAAAGGCTAGAAACATTGGGTTATAACGTGCGTGACTATGGGGATATCCCAATCAATCGTCCGGGACGTCAAGTTAAGAAAGATAAAGATGAATTAAATAATTTACAAGAAGTAGTGTCAGCAAATACAACTTTATATTCAAAAATTGCAGAGATGTCAGAGGATGGTGATTTTCCTCTTATGTTAGGTGGAGACCATAGCATTGCGATTGGTTCCATTGCTGGCGTCACTCAAACAAGAAAAAAACTTGGTGTCATTTGGTTTGATGCACACGGTGATTTAAATTGTAATGAGACATCTCCTTCAGGCAATATTCATGGGATGCCATTAGCTGTTAGCTTAGGTATCGGGCACCCTTCATTAACTGGAATTGGAGGAGAGCGTGCAAAAATATCTCCTGAGAACATCGTTATAATTGGAGCAAGATGTTTAGATGAAGGAGAAAAGAAGTTAATTAAGGAAAAAGGAATTAAAGTTTATACAATGCATGAAATAGATCGTATCGGGATGACAAAGGTAATGGAAGAAACGATACAACACGTATCTAATGGAACAGACGGAGTTCACCTTAGTCTAGATTTAGATGGAATTGACCCTAACGATGCTCCAGGTGTTGGAACACCTGTTATTGGAGGAATTAGCTACAGAGAAAGTCATTTGGCGATGGAAATGCTAGCAGAAGCAAATGTTATTACATCAGCTGAATTTGTAGAGGTTAACCCAATACTAGACGACAAAAATAAAACAGCGACGGTTGCTGTAGCCTTAATAGCTTCCCTATTAGGGGAAAATTTACTTTGGTAG